A segment of the Melioribacteraceae bacterium 4301-Me genome:
GTAATAGTTGTTGTTACAGCCTTACTTGCTTCAATTGGTGCAGCCGGTATTCCAATGGCTGGCTTGGTAATGATTACTGTGGTGCTGTCTGCTGTAGGCTTGCCGCTTGAAGGAGTTGGTCTTATATTAGCTGTTGATAGAATATTAGATATGTGCAGAACTACAGTTAATGTTTGGAGCGATAGCTGCGGCGCCGTAGTTGTGGCTAAATCCGAAGGCGAAAAATTAAAAGTCTAATTGTTAGTTAAAAAAATTATTTTTACCTCAAAAAACATAAAGGGTTACAACCATGAAAGAGAAAAATAATTTATTATTGCCACTTTCTATTTTATCAGCGGCTATTTTAATTTCGGTGATTATTTTTTCTTTAGTATGGAAATCAGCTAAAAGTGCACAGCAAACTATTACTGTTACCGGTTCGGCAAAACAAGAAGTAACTTCTGATTTAGCGATACAACGAGGAACTATACAAGGTACTAATAAAGACAGAAAATTAGCTTATCAACAGCTTCAACAAGCAGTTCCTGTTTTGCTTAAATTCTTAGAAGCAAAAGGTTTTAAGAATGATCAAATTGAACTACTAACTATTAATGGCTATCCAGTATACGAAACGGCGCCAAACGGCACAATGACACAAAATATATCTCATTATGTTTATTCTCAAAGATTTCAAATTACATCCAAAGATGTTGACAAAATTAAAGATCTTTCGTTAACACTTAGTTCTTTGGTAGAAAAAGGGATTGATGTTAATGTCGAAATGCCTGAGTATTTATATTCCAAGATTGACGAATTAAAAGTTGCTATTCAAGCTGCAGCAGCTAAAAATGCAAAAGAGCGGGCAGAAAAAATTGCAGAGGCTACTGGAAGGTCACTAGGTCCACTAAGAAGCGCAAGAATGGGAGTTATTCAAATTACACCCAAAAATTCAAATTTAGTCTCAGACTACGGAATAAATGATAACACCTCAATTGTTAAAGATATTACAGCTGTTGTTTCTGCAGCCTTTGAAATAAATTAAATCCAGATTTTTTACAAGAAAATTACTCTTAGAGCTGCTAAACAATAGCTAATTCTAATTAACTTGAAAAACTTATCCATTTTTGAAATTTAATTACCAAAATATTTTAAGTAATATTGAATTCTGTTATTTGCTTATTCTTATTATTTATTATAAATTTTGCATATCAATTCGCCCCTTGTGGGCGATTTTTGTTTGTGTAAAATGGAAAAACAAGATTTATTACAAAAATTTGAAGCCGTAGTTAATTCGCTAAATTATCTTTTTATTGATTTAAGAGTGCGGGGCGACTCTAAATTAAAAATAATAGAGTTATTTGTCGATAACGAAAAAGGAATTACTTCTGAAGATTGTACTATTATTTCAAAAGAGATTAAAGCTACAATAGAAAAATATGGTTTAATAGAGTCGGATTATAGATTGGATGTATCATCACCCGGGGTTGATCGTCCTCTTAAATACCTTGAACAGTACAAAAAACATCTAAACAGAAAATTTGAACTGGAGTACATGGAAAACGAACAATTGCACGACTTTGTTGGCAGACTAATAAATA
Coding sequences within it:
- a CDS encoding SIMPL domain-containing protein, whose amino-acid sequence is MKEKNNLLLPLSILSAAILISVIIFSLVWKSAKSAQQTITVTGSAKQEVTSDLAIQRGTIQGTNKDRKLAYQQLQQAVPVLLKFLEAKGFKNDQIELLTINGYPVYETAPNGTMTQNISHYVYSQRFQITSKDVDKIKDLSLTLSSLVEKGIDVNVEMPEYLYSKIDELKVAIQAAAAKNAKERAEKIAEATGRSLGPLRSARMGVIQITPKNSNLVSDYGINDNTSIVKDITAVVSAAFEIN
- the rimP gene encoding ribosome maturation factor RimP, whose product is MEKQDLLQKFEAVVNSLNYLFIDLRVRGDSKLKIIELFVDNEKGITSEDCTIISKEIKATIEKYGLIESDYRLDVSSPGVDRPLKYLEQYKKHLNRKFELEYMENEQLHDFVGRLINITGNQLSFSNKQGEIKINFDNIKKARVLISF